In the genome of Candoia aspera isolate rCanAsp1 chromosome 1, rCanAsp1.hap2, whole genome shotgun sequence, one region contains:
- the CHPF gene encoding chondroitin sulfate synthase 2, protein MRFSSLLSLLRPVGPVVVGVSLGFTLSLLSVTWVEEPCGPGRGSLRDGGLEQHQHQGGQGNAARKPNSVSGGLGTEPEQSWEPHVLPYKPLNSGKAAKKTIRTRYISTELGMRQRLFVGVLTSKNTLNSLAVAVNRTLGHRLERLIYFTGTRGRKVPHGMMVVTHGDERPIWNMYQTVKYVIDHYLSDFDWVFLVQDDTYVEAHRVNRLASHLSIDTLLYMGRPEEFIGGDTQGHYCYGGFGYLLSRALLLRLQPHLESCRNDILSARPDEWLGRCIIDYTGVDCVAEQEGLRYHYFELGKNTDPEKESDPQFNAAFTVHPVLDPLQMYRLHKHFARVELEHTYQEIQQLQLEIQNTSSLSADGDLSSTWPVGIPPPFQPKTRFEVLRWDYFTEEAAFACMDGAPKCELQGADSADVADVVAAAVEELNRRYQPVLHVHKHQLLNGYRRFDPTRGMEYTLDLQLEVMTQKGHSRSVVKRVHLLRPLSEVEIIPMPYVTEASRVNVILPLTASEKDFAAHFLEVYAAAAFENSENAVLTFLFIYDPFEAQKVAQNDVFGAVKAHITEYERRHPQVKIPWISVKTDVPSQIKVMDIISKKHPVDTLFFVAGVSTEVTTEFLNRCRMNTINSWQVFFPIHFQGYNPIIAFHNQPPPLSGLDLVRDAGHFDRDAFNEACFYNADYMAARTRMAADAQDNEDLLETMDIYDLFVKYSNLHVFRAVEPALLQPFRPHVCNPRLSEEQYHRCVQSSLEGLGSRSQLAMVLFEQEQGNST, encoded by the exons ATGCGCTTCTCTTCGCTTCTGTCGCTCCTGCGTCCCGTGGGGCCTGTGGTGGTTGGGGTGTCTCTAGGTTTCACGCTTAGCCTGCTCAGTGTAACCTGGGTGGAAGAGCCGTGTGGGCCCGGCCGTGGCAGCCTTCGTGATGGGGGCCTGGAGCAGCATCAGCATCAAGGAGGGCAGGGCAACGCTGCCCGCAAACCGAATTCTGTCTCTGGGGGGCTAGGCACAGAGCCTGAACAGAGCTGGGAGCCCCACGTTCTGCCCTACAAGCCTCTGAACTCAGGGAAGGCAGCCAAAAAAACCATCAG GACCCGATACATCAGCACAGAGCTGGGTATGCGACAGCGTCTCTTTGTGGGTGTGCTGACCTCAAAGAACACGTTGAACTCACTGGCAGTGGCAGTGAATCGCACACTAGGCCACCGGCTGGAGCGCCTGATCTACTTCACAGGCACCCGGGGGCGCAAGGTGCCCCATGGCATGATGGTGGTCACGCATGGAGATGAGAGGCCCATCTGGAACATGTACCAGACTGTCAAATACGTGATAGACCATTACCTGTCTGACTTTGATTGGGTGTTCCTGGTGCAGGATGATACGTACGTCGAGGCCCATCGGGTGAACCGCTTGGCCTCTCACCTCAGCATCGACACTCTGCTCTACATGGGCCGGCCAGAGGAGTTCATTGGCGGGGACACTCAGGGACACTACTGCTACGGTGGCTTTGGTTACCTCCTTTCCCGAGCTCTACTCCTGCGTTTGCAGCCTCACTTGGAAAGCTGCCGGAATGATATCTTGAGCGCACGCCCTGATGAGTGGCTGGGCCGCTGTATCATTGACTACACAGGAGTAGACTGTGTGGCGGAGCAGGAG GGCTTACGCTACCATTACTTTGAGCTTGGGAAGAACACAGACCCTGAGAAGGAGAGTGACCCACAATTCAACGCTGCATTCACTGTTCATCCAGTGCTGGACCCTCTCCAGATGTATCGGCTGCACAAACACTTCGCTCGTGTAGAGCTGGAGCACACTTACCAAGAGATCCAGCAGCTACAG CTGGAGATCCAGAATACCAGCAGCCTTTCTGCAGATGGGGACCTGAGTAGCACATGGCCTGTAGGcattcctccacctttccagccaaagaCCCGTTTTGAGGTGCTTCGCTGGGACTACTTCACTGAAGAGGCAGCTTTTGCCTGTATGGATGGGGCCCCCAAGTGTGAGCTCCAAGGTGCAGATTCAGCTGATGTAGCAGACGTGGTTGCTGCAGCAGTGGAAGAGCTGAACCGCCGATACCAGCCAGTGCTACACGTGCACAAGCATCAGCTACTGAATGGCTACCGTCGTTTCGACCCTACCCGGGGCATGGAGTACACGTTGGATCTGCAGTTGGAGGTCATGACCCAGAAGGGGCATAGCCGTTCTGTGGTCAAACGTGTGCACCTGTTGCGCCCGCTTAGCGAGGTAGAGATCATCCCCATGCCCTATGTAACAGAAGCTAGCCGTGTCAATGTCATCTTGCCCCTGACGGCCTCAGAAAAAGACTTTGCTGCTCATTTCCTTGAAGTCTATGCTGCAGCGGCTTTtgagaattctgagaatgccGTGTTGACCTTCCTCTTCATCTACGATCCTTTTGAAGCCCAGAAGGTGGCTCAGAATGATGTTTTTGGGGCCGTGAAAGCACACATCACAGAATATGAGCGGCGCCACCCTCAGGTGAAGATTCCTTGGATTAGTGTCAAGACAGATGTGCCCTCCCAGATTAAGGTGATGGACATCATCTCAAAGAAGCATCCAGTAGATACACTCTTCTTCGTGGCCGGGGTGAGTACTGAAGTCACCACTGAGTTCCTCAACCGGTGCCGCATGAACACTATCAACAGCTGGCAGGTCTTCTTCCCCATCCATTTTCAGGGCTACAACCCCATAATTGCTTTCCACAACCAGCCACCCCCACTTTCTGGTTTAGACCTGGTGCGTGATGCTGGCCATTTTGACCGTGATGCTTTCAATGAAGCTTGCTTTTACAATGCTGACTACATGGCGGCACGCACCCGGATGGCAGCTGATGCCCAGGACAATGAGGACCTCCTGGAGACCATGGACATCTATGACCTTTTTGTCAAATATTCCAATCTGCATGTCTTCCGTGCAGTCGAGCCTGCCCTCCTGCAGCCCT